In one Candidatus Planktophila versatilis genomic region, the following are encoded:
- a CDS encoding DUF3093 domain-containing protein, translated as MLFKEVIRPPLWLLAFIYFMFLSLVIAVWAALGNLSALVTFIALTIALLAIAVTAKSEVRVTQDELVIGKAHIGVKYLAGVEILDKNAMRLLRTRDADPAAFLAIKFWMSTGVKITLNDPRDPTPYWLVSCKKGKELKSTLYK; from the coding sequence ATGCTCTTTAAAGAAGTGATACGTCCCCCACTTTGGCTCTTAGCCTTCATCTACTTCATGTTTCTATCTTTAGTCATCGCAGTCTGGGCCGCGCTGGGCAATTTAAGCGCGCTGGTCACCTTCATCGCTCTGACCATTGCACTTCTTGCCATTGCCGTGACGGCAAAGAGTGAAGTCAGAGTTACCCAGGATGAGTTGGTAATCGGGAAAGCTCATATAGGAGTCAAATATCTAGCAGGCGTTGAAATTCTAGATAAGAACGCTATGAGACTGCTGCGCACACGCGATGCTGATCCTGCCGCCTTCTTGGCAATTAAGTTTTGGATGTCAACAGGTGTGAAGATTACGCTCAACGATCCGCGTGATCCCACACCTTATTGGCTTGTTAGTTGCAAAAAAGGGAAAGAGCTTAAGAGCACTCTTTACAAATAG
- a CDS encoding class I SAM-dependent RNA methyltransferase has translation MSSPKKASIEVGARLRVEIEKVAHGGHFIARHEGAVIFVRHAIPGESVEIEVTSVGASFNRADVVEVITPSADRVTAPCRYAHRLGCGGCDFQHITPARQRDLKSEVISEQFSRIAKMEIDVEVEEVSAPLGWRTRCSAHSTKSGALGFFQARSHKVTPVDDCRILVPEMKFAELAQRGVKGDQRLEISISNTGERTIATANSRDESPMRLSDGPEIAHYQVGDKVFNVSQKSFWQSHKDAPRVLSDVVVELGQFQTGDHVLDLYGGVGLFAAAILPIIGEAGAVDIVEGSKAATADASSNFADNSNVTVITADVAKAITRFTQANVIVLDPPREGAGKEVLQNCARIAPRVIIYVACDPAALARDTGYLREFGYTLEKIRAFDLFPMTHHIECVARFVADKVS, from the coding sequence ATGTCATCACCCAAGAAAGCGTCCATCGAGGTCGGGGCACGATTAAGGGTCGAGATTGAAAAAGTCGCCCATGGCGGCCACTTCATTGCACGCCATGAGGGCGCCGTGATCTTTGTTCGACATGCAATTCCGGGTGAATCCGTTGAGATTGAAGTAACGAGCGTGGGTGCAAGCTTTAACCGAGCAGACGTAGTTGAAGTAATTACACCTTCGGCTGACCGCGTAACAGCACCGTGTAGATATGCACACAGGCTTGGCTGCGGTGGCTGCGATTTCCAACATATAACACCAGCACGCCAGCGAGATCTCAAGAGTGAAGTAATCTCAGAACAGTTTTCTAGAATTGCAAAGATGGAAATTGACGTTGAGGTAGAAGAGGTAAGTGCACCCCTGGGATGGCGAACTCGATGTTCGGCGCACTCAACCAAGAGCGGCGCCCTAGGTTTCTTTCAAGCACGTAGCCATAAAGTAACCCCAGTCGATGACTGCCGGATTCTCGTTCCGGAGATGAAATTTGCAGAGCTTGCCCAACGTGGAGTCAAAGGTGATCAACGGCTAGAGATCTCCATTTCCAACACTGGCGAACGCACAATCGCCACCGCAAACTCTCGGGATGAGTCACCGATGCGACTCTCTGATGGACCCGAGATTGCCCACTATCAGGTGGGAGATAAAGTCTTTAATGTAAGTCAGAAATCTTTTTGGCAAAGTCATAAAGATGCCCCCCGTGTACTCAGTGATGTGGTTGTCGAACTAGGTCAATTCCAAACCGGCGATCACGTGCTAGATCTCTATGGAGGAGTCGGTTTATTTGCAGCAGCCATTTTGCCAATCATTGGAGAAGCAGGCGCTGTTGATATCGTCGAGGGAAGTAAAGCTGCCACTGCCGATGCCAGTAGTAATTTCGCAGACAACAGCAATGTCACCGTGATTACCGCCGATGTAGCAAAAGCCATCACTCGATTTACGCAAGCTAATGTCATTGTTCTAGATCCACCGCGGGAGGGTGCTGGAAAAGAAGTACTGCAGAATTGTGCGCGGATTGCACCGCGTGTGATCATCTATGTGGCGTGCGACCCAGCGGCGCTGGCCCGGGACACCGGATATCTGCGTGAATTCGGATACACGCTAGAAAAAATACGCGCCTTCGACCTATTTCCCATGACACATCACATCGAATGTGTTGCCAGATTTGTTGCCGATAAGGTATCTTGA
- a CDS encoding PaaI family thioesterase yields the protein MSRVASTTPPEGSVIPERHPLSPSTGAQIPSHFAHCFGCGELHPTGLHLVAHVGKGADITAEFTVSENHQGAPGLAHGGLLSLAFDEALGKLMWLLRAPAVTARLETDFLKPVPIGTVLHISARITGQVNRKVYSEAVGRLGGIDGEIAVRAAALFVIVPMKHFLESAPAEYLAALRKNPQLFAFVDPEFDINP from the coding sequence ATGAGTCGCGTTGCATCCACTACGCCGCCTGAGGGCTCGGTGATTCCAGAGCGTCATCCGCTCTCACCTTCAACAGGTGCCCAGATACCTTCACACTTTGCACATTGCTTCGGCTGCGGTGAACTTCACCCCACCGGACTACATCTTGTTGCTCATGTCGGTAAAGGTGCAGATATCACTGCCGAATTCACTGTCTCGGAAAATCATCAAGGGGCTCCTGGTCTGGCACATGGTGGACTCTTATCACTTGCCTTCGATGAAGCTCTAGGAAAATTGATGTGGCTTCTTCGCGCCCCGGCCGTTACTGCTCGCCTGGAAACAGATTTTCTAAAGCCTGTGCCGATTGGAACCGTTCTGCATATTTCTGCTCGGATCACGGGCCAAGTAAATAGAAAAGTGTATTCAGAGGCGGTTGGGCGACTAGGGGGAATTGATGGCGAAATTGCAGTGCGTGCAGCCGCACTCTTTGTCATCGTGCCGATGAAGCATTTCTTAGAGAGTGCTCCGGCAGAATATTTGGCAGCACTTCGCAAAAACCCACAACTTTTCGCCTTTGTAGATCCTGAGTTTGATATCAATCCATGA
- the dapF gene encoding diaminopimelate epimerase: MSNSMIATYGHGTENDFVILFDPDNQREISSHQIAAICNRKTGIGADGFIRILKNGKQWFMDYHNADGSLAEMCGNGIRVMAKYLVTHEHQPEGIFAIDTRAGIKHLRVPRDGDISVNMGHVTDEMEEISVTHNGHTWSGYNINVGNPHAVVFVDDLEQVGSLEVAPLVAPASSYPEGVNVEFVQLLPDKEARMRVHERGSGETRSCGTGTCAVALAASMKTGVSLPSRWTIFPPGGRLIVDIDNHSNATLIGPAELISEHDISSYLNS, from the coding sequence ATGTCGAATTCAATGATTGCCACATATGGACACGGAACTGAGAATGATTTTGTCATTCTCTTTGACCCAGATAATCAACGCGAGATCTCATCTCACCAAATAGCTGCAATCTGCAATCGTAAGACTGGCATCGGTGCCGATGGATTTATTCGCATTCTAAAAAATGGCAAGCAGTGGTTTATGGATTACCACAACGCCGATGGCTCACTTGCGGAGATGTGCGGTAATGGAATTCGGGTGATGGCCAAGTACCTAGTCACACATGAGCATCAGCCTGAAGGAATCTTTGCCATTGATACCCGGGCTGGAATCAAGCACCTTCGCGTTCCACGTGATGGCGATATCTCGGTCAATATGGGTCATGTGACAGATGAGATGGAAGAAATCTCGGTCACACACAATGGGCATACCTGGAGTGGCTACAACATCAATGTAGGAAATCCACATGCAGTGGTCTTCGTCGATGATCTCGAGCAAGTGGGCTCACTAGAAGTAGCACCGCTGGTTGCACCGGCATCGTCTTATCCTGAAGGCGTCAATGTTGAATTTGTTCAGTTACTTCCAGATAAAGAAGCACGTATGCGCGTGCATGAACGCGGTAGCGGTGAGACACGATCTTGTGGAACTGGTACCTGCGCAGTCGCGTTAGCAGCATCCATGAAGACGGGCGTCTCGCTGCCATCGCGATGGACAATTTTCCCACCAGGAGGTCGCCTCATTGTCGATATTGATAACCATTCAAATGCGACCTTGATTGGACCGGCAGAGCTCATCAGCGAACATGACATCTCTTCCTACCTCAATTCATGA
- a CDS encoding potassium channel family protein, which translates to MHVVIMGCGRVGSSLATALEAAGHSVAIIDQSKDAFRRLGADFKGRTVVGVGFDRDTLLEAGIDGADAFAAVSNGDNSNILAARVARENYGVTNVVARIYDPGRAEIYQRLGIPTVATVIWASDQILRRILPGGARSEWRDATGTVQLLEVHPHLNWYGRPISELETATESRVAFLTRLGEALIPDEHTVLQDGDLVHMTILDAQLAIAEAVLSKGPGA; encoded by the coding sequence GTGCACGTAGTCATCATGGGTTGCGGACGAGTCGGTTCATCTTTGGCGACCGCTCTGGAAGCAGCTGGACACTCAGTAGCCATCATTGATCAATCAAAAGACGCCTTCCGTCGTCTCGGTGCAGATTTCAAGGGGCGCACAGTTGTTGGCGTTGGCTTTGATCGCGACACTTTGCTGGAAGCGGGAATTGATGGCGCTGATGCATTCGCTGCAGTCAGTAATGGTGATAATTCAAATATTTTGGCTGCGCGCGTTGCTCGCGAGAATTATGGCGTCACTAATGTTGTTGCTCGTATTTATGACCCAGGGCGTGCTGAAATTTATCAGCGCTTAGGTATTCCAACAGTTGCCACAGTTATTTGGGCAAGTGATCAAATCCTTCGTCGAATTTTGCCAGGTGGTGCTCGTTCAGAATGGCGCGATGCCACAGGCACCGTTCAATTACTCGAGGTGCACCCACATCTAAATTGGTACGGTCGTCCGATCTCTGAACTTGAAACAGCAACAGAGTCACGCGTGGCTTTCCTGACCCGTTTAGGTGAAGCACTCATCCCCGATGAGCACACCGTTTTACAAGATGGAGACTTAGTCCACATGACTATTCTCGATGCACAATTGGCAATTGCTGAAGCAGTGTTATCGAAAGGCCCAGGTGCCTAA
- a CDS encoding DUF4193 domain-containing protein, giving the protein MATDYDTPRKTDEELHEESLEELKAKRVDAQSGQIDVDEAEAAETLELPGADLSGEKLAVRVVPVQTDEFTCSKCFLIHHITQLAKGEGAKAICKECS; this is encoded by the coding sequence GTGGCAACAGATTACGACACACCCAGAAAAACCGACGAGGAGCTTCACGAGGAATCGTTAGAAGAACTCAAAGCAAAGCGAGTAGATGCACAATCCGGACAGATTGATGTTGATGAAGCAGAAGCTGCAGAGACTCTTGAACTTCCTGGAGCAGACCTCTCAGGTGAAAAACTTGCCGTGCGAGTGGTGCCAGTACAGACAGATGAATTCACATGCTCTAAATGTTTCCTCATTCACCACATCACTCAATTAGCAAAGGGTGAAGGCGCGAAAGCTATTTGTAAAGAGTGCTCTTAA
- a CDS encoding acyl-ACP desaturase — protein sequence MSEESAKIQSRLIRDLEPIVAVELERHISVQKNWYPHEYVPWSEGRDYAGPLNGDAWEAKDSRLTPVAQDSLVLNLLTEDNLPSYHTEISISMGRDGAWGNWIERWTAEEARHAIVIRDYLMATRGVDPYELEDLRMAHMSLGYQTPYENDMLHTIAYVSFQELATRISHRNTGKISEDSIAEGMMQRIALDENLHMLFYRNTLSAALDMEPNAAMRAITDVVTNFDMPGANMPGFGRKAVQIALAGIYDLQQHLDDVIAPVLRAWNVFERTDLSGDGIKARDELQAFMDETYKAASVFNDKREVHFERQIARGIAPIRITN from the coding sequence ATGAGTGAAGAGTCAGCAAAGATCCAGTCTCGCTTAATTCGCGACCTAGAGCCTATTGTTGCAGTTGAACTCGAGCGACATATTTCAGTTCAGAAGAATTGGTACCCACATGAGTATGTCCCATGGTCTGAAGGACGCGATTATGCGGGTCCACTTAATGGAGATGCCTGGGAAGCGAAAGATTCTCGCTTGACTCCTGTCGCGCAAGATTCACTCGTACTCAATTTACTGACAGAAGATAATTTGCCGAGTTATCACACCGAGATATCAATCTCGATGGGCCGTGATGGCGCATGGGGTAATTGGATCGAACGTTGGACGGCAGAAGAAGCACGCCATGCGATTGTTATTCGTGACTACCTGATGGCTACTCGTGGCGTTGACCCTTATGAACTCGAAGATCTTCGGATGGCTCATATGTCACTCGGATATCAGACTCCATATGAGAACGATATGTTGCACACGATTGCCTACGTCTCCTTCCAAGAGTTAGCAACACGTATTTCACACCGCAATACTGGAAAAATTTCAGAGGATTCGATTGCCGAAGGAATGATGCAGCGAATAGCGCTGGATGAGAATCTTCATATGCTTTTCTATCGCAATACTCTTTCTGCAGCACTTGATATGGAACCTAACGCTGCAATGCGCGCCATTACAGATGTAGTAACAAACTTTGATATGCCAGGGGCAAACATGCCGGGCTTTGGACGAAAAGCTGTGCAGATTGCGCTGGCTGGAATCTATGATCTGCAGCAACACCTCGATGATGTGATTGCTCCCGTTCTGCGGGCTTGGAATGTATTTGAAAGAACCGATCTTTCCGGTGATGGAATTAAGGCTCGTGATGAACTTCAGGCCTTCATGGATGAGACATATAAAGCGGCTTCCGTATTTAACGATAAGCGCGAAGTTCACTTCGAGCGTCAAATCGCGCGCGGTATTGCACCGATTCGCATCACTAACTGA
- the miaA gene encoding tRNA (adenosine(37)-N6)-dimethylallyltransferase MiaA, with amino-acid sequence MKVIVICGATATGKSEMALDVAEQIGAEIINADSMQLYTGMDIGTAKLSVAQRRGIPHHLLDVLSVKQDSTVAWYQQLAREQISEIHSRNQHVVIVGGTGLYIKAVLDDLNFPDTSPEVRARLESEAEEFGSDSLFTRLQELDPAAALAIDRANTRRIIRALEVIEITGKPFTANLPREDSSRFPDALQFGLVMEREHLGERIDLRVEKMWEQGFLVEVDALIAEGILQGSTAQRALGYSALIAMRAGQMTEAEAKEETKRSTRQYARRQETWFSRDTRIQWIAPHQPRLETIMQKINS; translated from the coding sequence GTGAAAGTAATTGTCATTTGTGGTGCCACTGCAACGGGTAAGAGTGAAATGGCGCTAGATGTTGCAGAGCAGATAGGCGCCGAAATTATCAATGCCGACTCGATGCAGCTATATACGGGTATGGATATTGGTACGGCAAAGCTAAGTGTTGCGCAGCGCCGTGGTATTCCTCATCATCTACTCGATGTTCTGAGCGTGAAGCAGGATTCCACTGTTGCTTGGTATCAACAGTTGGCGCGCGAACAAATAAGTGAGATTCATTCACGCAATCAACATGTGGTGATAGTTGGAGGGACCGGGCTCTATATCAAGGCCGTTCTAGATGACCTCAACTTTCCAGATACCAGCCCGGAAGTGCGAGCACGACTGGAGTCTGAGGCAGAAGAGTTTGGATCAGATTCACTTTTCACGCGTTTGCAAGAGTTAGATCCGGCAGCAGCGTTGGCTATTGATCGAGCAAATACTCGTCGGATTATTCGTGCCCTTGAAGTGATTGAAATTACTGGAAAGCCATTTACCGCAAATCTTCCAAGAGAAGATAGCTCGAGATTTCCAGATGCGCTGCAATTTGGCCTAGTCATGGAGCGCGAGCATCTTGGAGAGCGGATTGATCTTCGGGTTGAGAAAATGTGGGAGCAAGGTTTCCTTGTAGAAGTTGATGCACTCATTGCAGAAGGAATTCTTCAAGGGTCAACTGCTCAACGAGCCTTGGGATATTCAGCCCTGATTGCAATGCGCGCCGGACAGATGACGGAAGCGGAAGCTAAGGAAGAGACAAAGCGCTCCACTCGCCAATATGCACGCCGGCAAGAGACCTGGTTCTCACGCGATACCCGGATTCAGTGGATAGCACCTCATCAACCTCGCCTGGAAACCATAATGCAGAAGATAAACTCATAG
- a CDS encoding potassium channel family protein, protein MRIAIAGAGNVGRAIARELLDNGHQVLLIDRDPKALKIDSVPDAEWLMADACEIASLDNAQLNNCQVLVAATGDDKVNLVASLLGKTEYGVPRVVARINHPKNEWLFDQSWGVDVAVSTPRIISALVEEAVSVGDVVRLFSFRKGQANLVEITLPDSSICIGKTIEEVELPEDASLAAIVRDGRVISPTPSDLFIAGDELLFVASAQAEDKIRDCFIARS, encoded by the coding sequence ATGAGAATTGCTATTGCAGGTGCCGGAAATGTGGGACGAGCAATTGCTCGCGAACTTCTCGATAATGGCCACCAGGTTCTTCTGATAGACCGCGATCCGAAAGCGTTAAAGATTGATTCCGTGCCTGATGCTGAGTGGCTGATGGCAGATGCTTGTGAGATTGCATCACTTGATAATGCTCAATTAAATAACTGTCAGGTACTAGTTGCCGCTACCGGCGATGACAAGGTCAATCTTGTCGCATCACTTCTTGGCAAGACTGAATACGGAGTTCCCCGAGTTGTCGCTCGAATCAATCACCCAAAGAATGAATGGCTCTTTGATCAATCTTGGGGCGTTGATGTTGCGGTATCTACCCCGCGAATCATTTCCGCACTTGTTGAAGAGGCCGTGAGCGTTGGCGATGTTGTTCGTCTGTTCTCATTTAGAAAGGGTCAGGCAAACCTAGTTGAAATCACGCTGCCAGATTCTTCTATCTGTATTGGAAAAACAATTGAAGAAGTAGAGCTTCCGGAAGATGCATCACTCGCTGCCATCGTGCGAGATGGACGAGTAATCTCGCCTACGCCAAGTGATCTCTTTATCGCTGGCGATGAATTGCTCTTTGTTGCTTCAGCCCAAGCTGAAGATAAAATCAGAGATTGTTTTATCGCTCGTTCTTAA
- the miaB gene encoding tRNA (N6-isopentenyl adenosine(37)-C2)-methylthiotransferase MiaB, which produces MSRTYLVETYGCQMNVHDSERIAGLLDEAGHIPVIPGEQADIVVFNTCAVRENADNKLYGNLSFLAPIKKKNPAMQIAVGGCLAQKDQSIILKKAPYVDVVFGTHNVGSLPLLLERARIEEESQIEILESLEHFPSTLPARRFSAFTSWVSISVGCNNTCTFCIVPALRGIEKDRAAADVLKEMQMLVDQGVIEITLLGQNVNAYGVEFGDRGAFAKLLRDAGKIQGLERVRFMSPHPRDFTDDVIEAMAQTKNVMPHLHMPLQSGSDSILQSMRRSYRTDKYLGILERVRASIPQAMITTDIIVGFPGESETDFQGTLDITTQARFAAAYTYKYSIRPGTPAGVMPNQVPQEIVGERYTRLHEHQQKISLSVNEESIGSTHRVMVSEVEGRRDESRSRMTGKSEDFRLVHFDADTDARPGDFVDVHITEASAHYLIGSAVSVMRTRGGDAHAAKSAPASTSLGIPKVRTS; this is translated from the coding sequence ATGTCGCGCACATATTTGGTTGAGACCTACGGGTGTCAGATGAATGTGCACGACTCAGAACGCATCGCTGGTCTGCTAGATGAAGCAGGACATATTCCTGTTATTCCCGGTGAACAAGCTGACATTGTGGTCTTTAATACCTGTGCGGTTCGCGAGAATGCTGATAATAAGCTCTATGGAAATCTAAGCTTCCTAGCGCCGATTAAGAAGAAGAATCCTGCGATGCAGATTGCCGTTGGCGGATGTTTGGCGCAGAAGGATCAATCGATTATCCTTAAAAAAGCGCCATATGTGGATGTAGTTTTTGGGACACACAATGTGGGCTCCTTGCCGCTTCTACTTGAGCGTGCTCGTATCGAAGAAGAGTCTCAGATTGAAATATTGGAATCACTTGAGCATTTTCCTTCTACGCTACCTGCTCGCAGATTCTCGGCCTTCACTTCGTGGGTCTCAATCTCCGTTGGATGCAATAACACCTGCACCTTCTGTATCGTTCCGGCGCTTCGCGGAATAGAGAAAGATCGTGCAGCGGCAGATGTGCTCAAAGAGATGCAGATGCTGGTGGACCAAGGTGTTATCGAAATTACTCTGCTCGGACAGAATGTGAACGCCTATGGTGTTGAATTTGGTGATCGCGGCGCCTTTGCCAAACTCTTACGTGATGCTGGCAAGATCCAGGGGCTAGAACGAGTTCGTTTTATGTCCCCTCATCCTCGTGATTTCACCGATGATGTCATTGAGGCGATGGCCCAGACTAAGAATGTTATGCCGCACCTACATATGCCGTTGCAATCAGGCTCAGATTCCATTTTGCAATCTATGCGCCGGTCATATCGCACCGATAAGTATCTCGGAATTCTTGAACGGGTACGAGCATCTATTCCACAAGCGATGATTACAACTGACATCATTGTTGGCTTTCCAGGTGAAAGTGAAACAGATTTTCAGGGGACCTTGGACATCACAACACAGGCGCGATTTGCCGCGGCCTATACATATAAGTATTCAATTCGTCCTGGTACACCTGCAGGAGTTATGCCAAACCAAGTGCCGCAGGAGATTGTGGGAGAGAGATATACCCGCTTGCATGAGCACCAACAGAAAATCTCGCTCTCAGTCAATGAAGAATCTATTGGCTCAACGCATCGTGTGATGGTCTCTGAAGTTGAGGGTCGACGAGATGAGTCTCGCTCTCGCATGACCGGAAAATCGGAAGATTTCAGGCTTGTGCACTTCGATGCCGATACTGATGCCCGCCCCGGTGATTTTGTTGATGTTCACATTACCGAAGCATCGGCGCACTATCTGATCGGAAGCGCAGTGTCAGTAATGCGCACACGTGGGGGAGATGCCCATGCGGCAAAGTCCGCGCCAGCTTCAACATCGCTAGGAATTCCAAAGGTTCGTACTTCGTGA
- a CDS encoding DUF3159 domain-containing protein has translation MMSSDNQMNSAEDRDKVISAFGGKKGLIDSGIPAVIFLVIFNVTKDLQSALIASISISALLTVIRLARRDTLQHALSGFIGVLICAWFANRTGNASDLYVPKLLTNLGYGSVYLIANLVGWPVLGLMLGPILGENLSWRNHPERKRAYVQASWLWVAMFFTRIAVQYPIYRSGNVNLLGTVNLAMGYPFFFATAYGSWLIIRRVPTVKP, from the coding sequence ATGATGAGTAGCGATAATCAAATGAACTCGGCTGAAGATAGAGATAAGGTCATTTCCGCCTTTGGTGGCAAGAAGGGGCTGATTGATTCAGGTATTCCGGCAGTAATATTCTTGGTTATTTTCAATGTCACCAAAGATTTGCAGAGCGCACTCATAGCTTCAATTTCCATCTCGGCGCTTCTGACGGTTATTCGTTTAGCCAGGCGAGATACTCTTCAGCACGCTTTGAGTGGATTTATTGGCGTTCTTATCTGTGCCTGGTTTGCAAATAGAACTGGCAATGCAAGTGATCTCTATGTTCCTAAGTTGTTGACCAATCTTGGATATGGAAGCGTGTATCTGATTGCAAACCTCGTTGGTTGGCCAGTTCTTGGCCTGATGCTCGGGCCAATTTTGGGCGAAAACCTCTCATGGCGTAATCATCCAGAACGTAAGCGGGCTTATGTGCAGGCAAGCTGGCTCTGGGTAGCGATGTTCTTCACGCGAATTGCAGTGCAGTATCCAATTTATAGAAGCGGTAATGTCAATTTGCTAGGAACTGTCAATCTAGCGATGGGATATCCGTTCTTTTTCGCTACCGCATATGGTTCTTGGCTCATTATTCGCCGCGTTCCCACAGTTAAGCCTTAA
- the hflX gene encoding GTPase HflX, which yields MTTSEDGYDKLFEDLLRESARAAADFDSDETEYEENEQQELSDRNALRRVKSFSTELQDISDAEYRQLQLERVVLVGVWTEGTAEMADNSLAELKALAETAGSEVMEGLIQRRDKPDPSTYIGSGKLIELRQIVIATGADTVVCDGELSPSQLRTLEEKLKVKVVDRVALILDIFAQHAKSKEGKAQVELAQIAYLLPRLRGWGDSLSRQVGGRAAGGAGIGGRGPGETKIETDRRRIRDKMAKLRREIAEMKTSRDTKRQERKRNNIPSVAIAGYTNAGKSSLLNALTGAGVLVENALFATLDPTVRKCETAEGRIYTLSDTVGFVRHLPHQLIDAFKSTLEEVSGSDLIVHVVDGSHTDPFEQIRAVREVITEIGGAHIPEIIAINKVDIADPAVVLEILRKEPNSYAFSVRSGFGMEGLIRAIEKSLPHPSVEITAVIPYSRGDLVSAVHEQGEILSEEHLPEGTSIHAYVDAGLAMAIAKAEEIAASTQE from the coding sequence ATGACTACCTCCGAGGACGGCTACGACAAACTTTTCGAAGATCTACTGCGAGAGAGCGCACGAGCCGCCGCCGACTTTGATTCTGATGAGACCGAGTATGAAGAAAATGAACAGCAGGAACTTTCCGATCGAAATGCACTTCGACGGGTCAAAAGCTTCTCCACAGAACTCCAAGATATTTCTGATGCCGAATACCGTCAATTACAACTTGAACGGGTAGTACTCGTTGGTGTGTGGACCGAAGGCACTGCTGAGATGGCAGATAATTCCTTAGCTGAGTTGAAGGCACTTGCAGAGACTGCTGGTTCGGAAGTGATGGAAGGACTCATTCAACGCCGAGATAAACCTGATCCATCTACCTATATCGGTTCCGGAAAGTTAATTGAGCTACGACAAATTGTTATCGCAACAGGGGCCGATACCGTTGTATGCGACGGCGAACTTTCACCTTCGCAGCTTCGCACCTTAGAAGAGAAACTTAAGGTGAAGGTTGTTGATCGGGTTGCGCTAATCCTTGATATTTTTGCCCAACATGCAAAGAGTAAAGAAGGCAAGGCGCAAGTTGAGTTAGCCCAGATTGCCTATCTTCTTCCGCGACTTCGTGGATGGGGAGATTCCCTCTCTCGTCAGGTCGGCGGACGCGCAGCAGGTGGCGCCGGTATTGGCGGTAGAGGTCCCGGTGAAACCAAGATTGAGACCGATCGCAGACGTATCCGCGACAAGATGGCCAAGCTTCGACGTGAAATCGCTGAGATGAAAACTTCTCGCGACACAAAGCGACAAGAGCGCAAGCGAAATAACATCCCATCGGTTGCTATCGCTGGTTATACAAATGCTGGAAAATCTTCACTTCTTAATGCGCTCACCGGTGCGGGAGTGTTGGTAGAAAACGCGCTCTTTGCAACCCTTGATCCCACGGTTCGTAAGTGCGAAACAGCCGAAGGGCGCATCTACACACTCTCAGACACCGTCGGTTTTGTTCGCCATTTGCCGCATCAGCTCATCGATGCCTTTAAATCAACTCTGGAAGAGGTGTCAGGCTCAGATCTGATTGTGCATGTAGTAGATGGATCTCACACAGACCCCTTTGAACAGATTCGCGCGGTACGCGAAGTCATTACTGAAATTGGTGGGGCACACATCCCAGAAATTATCGCTATTAACAAGGTCGATATTGCAGATCCTGCTGTTGTCCTTGAAATATTGCGAAAAGAACCCAATAGCTATGCCTTCTCCGTCCGTTCCGGATTTGGAATGGAGGGACTTATTCGTGCAATCGAAAAATCTCTTCCTCATCCAAGTGTCGAGATAACAGCGGTAATTCCATATAGCCGAGGCGATCTAGTTTCTGCCGTCCATGAACAGGGCGAAATTCTGAGTGAAGAACATCTACCTGAGGGAACTTCGATTCATGCCTACGTTGATGCCGGGCTAGCGATGGCCATTGCCAAAGCGGAAGAAATCGCCGCCTCTACCCAGGAATAA
- the dut gene encoding dUTP diphosphatase, producing MSNFQVLIKRLDPDLPLPNYSKGGDAGADIVSRIDITLQPGERALVPTGISIALPDGYVALVHPRSGLAIKHGVTMVNAPGTVDAGFRGELQCILINHDPQESVSFKRGDRIAQLVFQKVERAEFIEVDVLPGSGRGEGGFGSTGS from the coding sequence ATGAGTAATTTTCAGGTCTTAATTAAGAGACTAGATCCTGATCTGCCTCTTCCAAATTACTCTAAAGGTGGAGATGCGGGTGCCGATATCGTCTCCCGGATTGACATCACCTTGCAGCCGGGGGAGCGAGCATTGGTGCCTACTGGAATTTCCATCGCACTTCCTGATGGTTATGTTGCACTGGTCCACCCACGCTCTGGCTTAGCAATTAAACATGGAGTCACGATGGTCAATGCCCCAGGCACCGTCGATGCTGGATTTCGCGGAGAACTGCAATGCATCTTGATTAATCATGATCCTCAAGAAAGTGTTAGTTTTAAACGAGGCGATCGCATTGCGCAATTGGTCTTTCAAAAAGTAGAACGTGCTGAATTCATTGAAGTTGATGTGTTGCCAGGCTCAGGTCGCGGCGAAGGTGGATTTGGATCAACTGGATCATGA